The Amycolatopsis nigrescens CSC17Ta-90 genomic interval CGGACGCGACGGTCTGCCGGAACGGGTAGAGGTTGACCACCAGCAGGTCGAACGGCGCGATCTCCAGCTTGCGCAGCTGCTCCTCGTGCTCGGGCCGGTCGCGGTCCGCGAGCAGGGCGGCGTGCACCCTCGGATGGAGGGTCTTCACCCTGCCGTCGAACGACTCCGGGAAGCCGGTGATCTCCTCGACCGGGGTCACCGGGACTCCGGCGTCCGCGATCGTCTTCGCGGTGCCGCCGGTCGAGATGATCTCCACCCCGGCCGCGTGCAGGCCGGTGGCCAGCTCCAGCAGGCCCGACTTGTCGGAGACCGCGATCAGCGCGCGCCGGACAGGACGCCGTCCGGCCAAATCAGTCACAGCAGACCCAGTCACCTGAAACTCACCTTTCGTCCGTCGACCGTGCACCCTCCACGGCCCAGCTGCTCGAGTACCCGCACGAGCAGGCGTCGTTCCACTGCCTTCACCCGTTCGTGCAGCTGTGCCTCGTCGTCGTCCGGCTCCACCGGCACGGCCTCCTGCGCGATGATCGGCCCGGTGTCCACCCCGGCGTCCGCGAAATGCACCGTGGACCCGGTCACCTTCACCCCGAGCGCGAGCGCGTCCGCGATCGCGTGCATCCCCGGGAAGGCGGGCAGCAGGGCCGGGTGGGTGTTGACCACCCTGTTCTCGAAGCGACCGAGGAACGCCTCGCCCAGGATCTTCATGAACCCGGCGGACACCACCAGGTCCGGCTGGTAGGCGGCGACCGCGTCGGTGAGCGCCTTGTCCCAGGCCGCGCGGTCGGGGTGGTCGCGAAGCCGGACCACGAAATGCGGCACCGAAGCCCGCTCGGCCCGTTCGAGGGCCTGAATCCCGTCGCGGTCGGCACCGACGGCCACCACCCGGACCGGATATCCCGGCCGCTCGGCCGCATCCAGCACCGCCTGCAGCAGGGTGCCGGAACCGGACGCGAGTAGCACGACCTTCACCGGGGTTGGCAGGTCCAGCCGACTAGACAGAGCGGTCTCCTTGGCGCGATTCACCTGGGGTTCTCAGCCTAGTCTCGCTCTGTCGCGCCTCCGGCGGCGGGCGGAGGGCCGGGCTCGGGCGGGAGCGGGTCGCCGGTTTCGGGTTCCGGCTCCTCAACCGGAACCTCGACGTCTTCCGCTGCCTGCTCCGGCTCGACGGGTTCTTCGCCGACCGGCTCCTCGTCGGCCAGGGGCTCAGCAGCTTCGCCGTCCACGAGATTTTCCGCGTCCACCAGGTCTTCCGCTTCTGCGGAGTCCTCTGTGGACTCCTCCGGCTCGCCGGCTTCCGGGTCCTCTGCGTCTTCTGTGGACACCACAGCCTCCGAGGACACCACAGACTCCGCGTGCTCTTCGACCGGCTCGGCCTCGGGCTCGGTTTCCCCGTGCGGGCCGGCCAGCCAGGCGACCATGCCGCCTGGGATGACGATCCAGCAGAACGCGGTGACCGAGAACATGCCGACCCGGATGGCCACCGGGTCGAACATCCCGGCCCCGAGCCGTCCGCCGGCCAGCGTGCCCAGCACCACACAACCGAAGCCGACCACCGCACCGGCGACGCCCACGGTGCGCAGGCGCAGCATCGGGTCCGGATGGATCCGGCGCAACGACCAGCCGACCAGCGCACCGGCCGCGGCCGGCAGCACCATCAGCGCCGGCCACCACGGCGCGTACTGCTCCGGCATGCCGGCCAGCATCGGCAGTCCGGGCACCGGGCCGCCCTGGAAACCGAGCGGATCCAGCGAAACCGCCCCGATCGAAAACCCAGGGCCGGCGGCGAAAGCAAGACCGAAGAGCACCGCGTTCGGCAGGTAGCCGACGGAGAGCAACACCATGCCGAGCCCGCCGCCCACCCCGGGCGCGTTGAGCTCGAACAGCTTGACCATGGTCGGGGTGGACAGGGCCAGGCTGAGCGTGAACACCAGTGCGCCGCAGGCGAGCAGGCCGGCCAGCCCGAGCACGCCGGCCCGCAGCCCGCGCACGGCCACCGGGTCGAGGTAGCCGCCGAGCAGTTCGGCCAGTCCGGCCTTGGACGCCGCCCCGGCGGTGGCCGCCAGCGCGGCGAACAGGCCGGGCACCAGGAACGCGGTCAGCGGGTCGACGCCGAACTGCTCGTCACCGGTCAGCGAGATCGTCGCGCCGGCCACCATGTGCGCACCGGCCATCACCCCGACCAGCGGCACGGCCTCCTGCGGCCGCCGGTAACCGAGCCGCTGCGCCGCGCCGTTCGCGCTGCGGGCCAGCAGTACGAAGACCCCGATCGTGGCCAGCAGCGGTAGCACCCCGAGCGGCTGGCCGAGGATCTCGACCGGCACCTGGTAGGTGGCGAGCCAGGCGGGCCCGGCCACGGCCAGCGCACCGAGTGCGGAGAACGCGGCCGGGGACCCGGTCGCGGTGACCAGCGCCAGCAGGGTCGCGACCAGCGCGTATCCGGTGATCATCGGGACGAGCGCGGCCGCCGCCAGCACCCGGAACCGGCCGGCGCCGGTCAGCTCCTCCGGCGGTTCGGACTCGGGCAGCCGCTCGTCACCGCCGGAGCGGACGGACGTCGTGAGCAGCGGCATGTTTCGCACCATCGCATCCGGATTGGGCCGTCCGGGTGAGCCACGCCGCTCAAGATCCAATGGCAGACCGCACAGCCACCCTTTCGGGGCAGGCGAACAAAACAAACACCCGCGGTGACATCAAGCGTCACCGCGGGTGTTCGACTGCCTGTGCTCAGCTCTGCTTGCCGAAGCCTCCCGGCGGTGTGCCCGGCGGCTTCTGCTGGCCGGATTCCGGGGATTGCTGCTGGTAGAACTGGCCCTGCTGCGGCGCGTAGGTGGTCGCCTGCTGGCCCGGCGGCTGCACCGGCGGACCGTACTGCGTCGGCTGGGAGAAGGAACCCTGGTCGCTCTGGCCCGGCGGCTGCGCCTGGCCGAACTGACCCGGCTGGTTCTGCTGCCCGAACTGGCCCGGCTGGCCGAACTGCTGCGGCTGGCCGTAGGCGGGCTGAGGCTTCGGCTCCGGCGCCTTGATCACCCCGGCCTCGAACAGCAGCGCGGCGACCGCGACCAGCATCTGCACGATGCCGACGATCAGGATGCCGGTGATGATGCCGGGCACCTCTTCGGCCTGAACGACCGCCGCCAGCACCCCCAGCCCGCCGAGCACGCTGAGCACAGCCGCGTACGGCAGCGTCTTCGGGCCGTTCGGTAGCAGCCGCAGTGCGGCGAGTAAACCACCGCCGAGCAGGAAGTACACGATCAGGTCAGCGCCGCGGGCCTCCGCGGAGAAGGCCATGAAGTAGTTCACCAGCCCGAGCCCGGTGATGGCCAGCGTGAGGACCAACCCGAGGTTCAGCGGGGCCCCACCGCCCTGAGCCGGTTGCTGGGCCGGCGGGAAACCACCCGTGTTCGGCGCCTGGGGGCCAGGCTGCGCGCCGCCACCCTGCTGGGGGTAGCCGGGCCCACCGCTGGGGAAGGACATCCATGCTCTCCTGTCGTTAGACCGGTTACCGGGAGTATGACACCCGGGACAAACAAGGCGCTGTGGCGCGGAAACGCTAGCGCACCTGGGACTCATGTCCCCCTCGGGTTATCCGACGTGCCGGACGCCCAAACGGTTGCGCGGGAAACCTGTGAATACCTGTGACTACGCGAAGGGGCCGGGCACCGACCCGGTGCCCGGCCCTTTCGACGTACCGCTCGATCAGTGCAGCTTCTGGTACAGCTCCCTGGCCAGCTCGGCGGTCTCGGTCGGAGTCTTGCCGACTTTGACGCCTGCGGTTTCGAGGGCTTCTTTTTTGGCGG includes:
- the purN gene encoding phosphoribosylglycinamide formyltransferase, with protein sequence MDLPTPVKVVLLASGSGTLLQAVLDAAERPGYPVRVVAVGADRDGIQALERAERASVPHFVVRLRDHPDRAAWDKALTDAVAAYQPDLVVSAGFMKILGEAFLGRFENRVVNTHPALLPAFPGMHAIADALALGVKVTGSTVHFADAGVDTGPIIAQEAVPVEPDDDEAQLHERVKAVERRLLVRVLEQLGRGGCTVDGRKVSFR
- a CDS encoding DUF6350 family protein yields the protein MPLLTTSVRSGGDERLPESEPPEELTGAGRFRVLAAAALVPMITGYALVATLLALVTATGSPAAFSALGALAVAGPAWLATYQVPVEILGQPLGVLPLLATIGVFVLLARSANGAAQRLGYRRPQEAVPLVGVMAGAHMVAGATISLTGDEQFGVDPLTAFLVPGLFAALAATAGAASKAGLAELLGGYLDPVAVRGLRAGVLGLAGLLACGALVFTLSLALSTPTMVKLFELNAPGVGGGLGMVLLSVGYLPNAVLFGLAFAAGPGFSIGAVSLDPLGFQGGPVPGLPMLAGMPEQYAPWWPALMVLPAAAGALVGWSLRRIHPDPMLRLRTVGVAGAVVGFGCVVLGTLAGGRLGAGMFDPVAIRVGMFSVTAFCWIVIPGGMVAWLAGPHGETEPEAEPVEEHAESVVSSEAVVSTEDAEDPEAGEPEESTEDSAEAEDLVDAENLVDGEAAEPLADEEPVGEEPVEPEQAAEDVEVPVEEPEPETGDPLPPEPGPPPAAGGATERD
- a CDS encoding DUF5336 domain-containing protein, with amino-acid sequence MSFPSGGPGYPQQGGGAQPGPQAPNTGGFPPAQQPAQGGGAPLNLGLVLTLAITGLGLVNYFMAFSAEARGADLIVYFLLGGGLLAALRLLPNGPKTLPYAAVLSVLGGLGVLAAVVQAEEVPGIITGILIVGIVQMLVAVAALLFEAGVIKAPEPKPQPAYGQPQQFGQPGQFGQQNQPGQFGQAQPPGQSDQGSFSQPTQYGPPVQPPGQQATTYAPQQGQFYQQQSPESGQQKPPGTPPGGFGKQS